In Candidatus Methylomirabilota bacterium, the following are encoded in one genomic region:
- a CDS encoding MoaD/ThiS family protein: MPVLVRIPTPLRRVTNGIGEVKGGGKDVAALIDDLERQYPGLRDRLVEESGELRRFINIYVNEEDIRFLSGKGTALKDGDEVSIVPAIAGGW; this comes from the coding sequence ATGCCTGTCCTGGTGCGTATTCCGACCCCTCTTCGCCGCGTCACCAACGGCATCGGCGAGGTCAAGGGGGGGGGCAAGGATGTCGCGGCGCTGATCGACGATCTGGAACGCCAGTATCCCGGGCTCCGCGATCGACTGGTCGAGGAATCCGGCGAGCTCAGGCGGTTCATCAACATCTACGTGAACGAGGAAGACATCCGTTTCCTCTCGGGGAAGGGGACCGCGCTCAAGGACGGGGACGAAGTCTCCATCGTGCCGGCCATCGCGGGAGGGTGGTGA